A section of the Veillonella criceti genome encodes:
- the holA gene encoding DNA polymerase III subunit delta encodes MAIQLLYGDESQLIEEKKQAFFKAYPDLSVQMLNDEVGARRICEKLSEDSLFGEPTLYCLVNPPIFAKTNKRVTEEWQQVYDLLLTYDGSHPVLVLYHETIDKRLKPNKEFLKSVPNEACDRLKGPEIVKWLQTYCHSHGYTMSADGIEYIHHLLELWQDVPVSFLRTEFDRYFLLLPPKGEITQAFLVANGSDYGAKNIFLFKEALFKKDVNTLLTLFPYMLQSKEVERAMSYIEGQLRLQLMVSECRFSGLSERAVQDLFKEAGSTVKAYPITLAYRQSQQISIRALAKLLRGLYEVMRDSRRGEGSVSYFKDLCLAYCAE; translated from the coding sequence ATGGCGATACAATTACTATATGGTGATGAGTCACAGCTCATAGAGGAGAAAAAGCAAGCTTTTTTTAAAGCCTATCCAGACTTATCCGTGCAAATGTTGAATGATGAAGTAGGGGCTCGGCGGATTTGTGAAAAGCTGAGTGAAGATTCTTTGTTTGGTGAGCCTACGCTGTATTGTTTGGTGAATCCGCCTATATTTGCGAAGACTAATAAACGAGTTACGGAGGAGTGGCAACAAGTTTATGATTTACTCTTAACGTATGATGGTAGTCACCCCGTCCTCGTTTTATATCATGAGACAATCGATAAACGGCTCAAACCTAATAAGGAGTTTTTAAAGAGTGTACCTAATGAGGCTTGTGATCGGTTAAAGGGACCTGAGATTGTTAAATGGTTACAAACATATTGTCATTCTCATGGCTATACGATGAGTGCTGATGGCATTGAATATATCCATCACTTGTTAGAACTTTGGCAGGATGTGCCAGTTAGTTTTTTGCGTACTGAATTTGATCGCTACTTTTTATTGTTACCTCCAAAGGGAGAAATTACACAAGCCTTTTTGGTAGCTAATGGTAGTGATTATGGGGCAAAAAATATATTTTTGTTTAAAGAAGCCTTATTTAAAAAAGATGTCAATACATTGCTCACCTTATTTCCTTATATGTTGCAAAGTAAGGAAGTGGAGCGGGCTATGTCATATATTGAAGGACAGTTGCGCTTACAATTAATGGTTAGTGAATGTAGATTTAGTGGACTTAGTGAGCGCGCTGTACAGGATTTATTTAAAGAAGCTGGGTCAACCGTAAAAGCGTATCCCATAACGCTTGCCTATCGGCAAAGTCAGCAGATTTCTATTCGCGCTTTGGCTAAGTTATTGCGTGGACTTTATGAAGTGATGCGAGATAGTCGGCGTGGTGAAGGTAGTGTGTCATATTTTAAAGATTTGTGTTTAGCCTATTGTGCTGAATAA
- a CDS encoding PolC-type DNA polymerase III — MKVRYHIVPKAKQETAMLIETNDKAIEVKNVLSSEEAFKLLHNKLDNWYKSKHIQAHAVTVKESTAFGYRWDSEPIHDHTAEEFAFAGGYDVADLIKELSAQHQSSHSDEAATDGFDEFAEEFFPFSRVDDDPIDMYEEPIVCDYEPAKSTAPISGGEGGFAYKGKRRRSFKRDVTDPGMLLGPTITGDSLSISFVNEEMNNVIFEGIFVNIEMIETKTGKGLIKGSIVDGTNSMRFVKFIDDVEEARELTKMMQTVKGVRIQGDVHYDDKFEKDYILSLRSIQELKKETKRSENREDSRVELHLHTKMSDRDALVNVKELLQTIKDWGHPAVAITDHGVIQAFPEAQDIAGKLGVKVIYGVEGYLIEDEENDTRSHIILLAKNTVGLRNLYKMISISHLQYYKRRPRLPRAVIEDHREGIIIGSACEAGELIRAIVKGESQERLLEIASFYDYLEIQPLENNRFLLYDRRTGEQIREESFLVDINKKVVELGEILNKPVVATCDVHHLNDDEKIYRQIMLTVSGFKDIERTPSLYLRTTDEMLEEFKYLGEEKAYEVVVTNSRMINDSIESLQPVPQGKTYSPKIEGADNDLTEMCYKKAKEIYGDPLPKVVADRLDYELTRIIGNGYGVLYYIAHKLVRKSLDDGYLVGSRGSVGSSFVATMADITEVNPLPPHYICPKCKHSEFFEKGEYAGGFDLPRKNCPECGTPLNTNGHDIPFAIFMGFNGDKVPDIDLNFSGDYQPRAHKYTEELFGRDNVFRAGTIGTIAEKTAIGYVKKYAEAQDIQARQGFLEALAKGVTGVKNTTGQHPGGIMVCPRDMDVHEFTPVQYPANKKDSGIITTHFDYHSFEGCMTKLDILGHDDPTIIRMLEDITGVDVQTIPFDDPETLSLFSSTKAIGLTPEQLMGDKVASLAVPECGTGFVRRMLEDSKPQHFSDIVRISGFSHGTNVWLDNAQTLIKNGTCKLNEAISTRDDIMNFLMHRDIEPLTCFKVMENVRKGKGIDKLNKVGQKETDYEEQMRAGGIPDWFIDSCKKISYLFPRAHAVAYVMMAFRIAWFKINYPLAFYAAYFSIRAKAYDMKIMASSLESQRAEFERLKALDRKASNKDKDMMSALEVSMEMKQRGFNFLVADLNHSDARRFKIHEGALLPPFVAVDSLGEKVADAIVEERAKSPFTSVKDVQRRCKISESILATMRDLGCFGDLPEDEQMSLFG; from the coding sequence ATGAAAGTACGATATCATATAGTTCCAAAAGCTAAGCAAGAAACAGCAATGCTTATTGAAACCAATGATAAGGCTATAGAAGTAAAAAATGTGCTGTCCTCAGAGGAAGCATTTAAATTATTACATAATAAGCTCGATAACTGGTATAAGTCTAAACACATTCAGGCACATGCCGTTACCGTAAAAGAGTCTACGGCATTTGGGTATCGTTGGGACTCCGAACCGATTCATGATCATACGGCAGAAGAATTTGCTTTTGCCGGTGGTTATGATGTAGCTGATTTAATTAAAGAACTATCAGCGCAACACCAAAGTTCTCATTCAGATGAAGCTGCTACGGACGGTTTTGATGAGTTTGCTGAAGAGTTTTTTCCGTTTTCTAGGGTAGATGACGATCCTATTGATATGTATGAAGAGCCGATAGTCTGTGATTATGAACCTGCTAAATCAACAGCGCCTATCAGTGGTGGTGAAGGTGGATTTGCCTATAAGGGGAAACGGCGTCGAAGCTTTAAGCGTGATGTAACGGATCCGGGCATGCTATTAGGGCCTACTATTACTGGTGATTCATTATCTATTTCTTTTGTTAATGAAGAAATGAACAATGTTATTTTTGAAGGCATTTTTGTGAATATTGAAATGATTGAAACAAAAACAGGTAAAGGCCTTATTAAAGGTAGCATTGTAGATGGTACGAACAGTATGCGCTTCGTTAAATTTATAGATGATGTAGAAGAGGCACGTGAACTTACTAAGATGATGCAAACAGTTAAGGGTGTTCGCATCCAAGGGGATGTACATTATGATGATAAATTTGAGAAAGATTACATCCTGTCTTTGCGTAGCATTCAGGAATTGAAAAAAGAAACGAAACGAAGTGAAAATCGTGAAGATTCTCGTGTAGAACTTCATTTACATACAAAGATGAGTGACCGTGATGCACTTGTTAATGTGAAAGAATTATTACAAACCATTAAAGATTGGGGACATCCTGCGGTTGCTATTACTGACCATGGCGTGATTCAAGCTTTTCCTGAAGCACAAGATATTGCGGGGAAACTTGGTGTCAAAGTGATTTATGGTGTAGAAGGCTATCTGATTGAAGATGAAGAGAATGATACACGGTCTCACATCATTTTATTAGCTAAAAATACAGTGGGGTTACGCAATCTGTACAAGATGATAAGTATTTCTCATTTGCAATATTATAAACGACGTCCTCGATTGCCACGGGCTGTTATTGAAGATCATCGAGAAGGCATTATTATTGGGTCTGCCTGTGAGGCAGGGGAATTAATTCGAGCTATTGTAAAAGGTGAGTCTCAGGAACGCTTGTTAGAGATTGCCTCGTTTTATGATTATCTTGAAATTCAGCCCCTAGAGAATAACCGCTTTTTATTATATGATAGACGAACTGGAGAGCAGATTCGGGAAGAATCTTTCTTAGTAGATATTAATAAAAAAGTCGTTGAACTTGGTGAAATTCTAAATAAACCAGTTGTGGCAACTTGCGACGTTCATCATTTAAATGATGATGAAAAGATTTATCGCCAAATTATGTTAACTGTGTCTGGTTTTAAAGATATTGAAAGAACGCCTTCTTTATATTTACGTACAACTGACGAAATGTTAGAAGAGTTCAAATATTTGGGTGAAGAAAAAGCTTATGAAGTGGTTGTTACCAATTCGCGTATGATTAATGATAGTATTGAGTCGTTACAACCAGTGCCACAAGGCAAGACGTATTCGCCAAAAATTGAAGGCGCTGATAATGATTTAACGGAGATGTGCTATAAAAAAGCCAAAGAGATTTATGGGGATCCATTACCAAAAGTTGTAGCTGATCGATTAGATTATGAATTAACTCGTATTATTGGCAATGGCTATGGTGTGCTGTACTATATTGCTCATAAATTGGTACGAAAATCTTTAGATGATGGTTATCTAGTAGGGTCTCGTGGTTCGGTTGGTTCGTCTTTTGTTGCTACGATGGCGGATATTACGGAAGTAAACCCATTACCACCGCACTATATTTGCCCTAAATGTAAACATAGTGAATTCTTTGAAAAAGGTGAATACGCGGGGGGGTTTGATTTACCTCGAAAGAATTGTCCTGAATGTGGTACACCATTGAATACAAATGGTCATGATATTCCATTTGCGATTTTTATGGGGTTCAATGGTGATAAAGTACCTGATATTGATCTTAACTTCTCTGGTGATTATCAGCCACGAGCTCATAAATACACCGAAGAATTATTTGGCCGTGATAATGTATTCCGTGCAGGTACTATTGGTACTATTGCTGAAAAAACAGCCATTGGTTATGTAAAAAAATATGCAGAAGCACAAGATATTCAAGCGCGGCAGGGGTTCTTAGAAGCCCTTGCTAAAGGGGTAACTGGTGTTAAAAATACAACTGGTCAACATCCGGGTGGGATTATGGTTTGCCCACGCGATATGGATGTTCACGAATTTACACCAGTACAATATCCAGCCAATAAAAAAGATAGTGGTATCATTACGACTCATTTTGATTATCACTCTTTTGAAGGTTGTATGACAAAACTTGATATTCTGGGCCATGATGATCCTACGATTATTCGTATGTTAGAAGATATTACGGGCGTTGATGTTCAAACGATTCCTTTTGATGATCCTGAAACATTGAGTTTATTTTCCTCTACTAAAGCAATTGGTTTAACGCCAGAGCAGTTGATGGGGGATAAAGTGGCGTCCCTTGCGGTGCCAGAATGTGGTACTGGTTTTGTACGGCGCATGTTAGAAGATTCTAAGCCACAACATTTTTCAGATATAGTGCGTATTTCTGGTTTTTCGCACGGTACAAATGTATGGCTCGATAATGCGCAAACGTTAATTAAAAATGGTACTTGTAAATTAAATGAAGCTATTTCTACTCGCGATGATATTATGAACTTTTTAATGCATCGTGATATTGAACCACTTACGTGCTTTAAGGTTATGGAAAATGTACGTAAGGGGAAAGGCATTGATAAACTGAATAAAGTAGGACAAAAAGAAACAGATTATGAAGAGCAAATGCGTGCAGGGGGGATTCCTGATTGGTTTATTGATTCCTGTAAAAAGATTTCCTATTTATTCCCTCGTGCTCATGCCGTGGCGTATGTTATGATGGCTTTCCGCATTGCTTGGTTTAAGATTAATTACCCATTAGCTTTTTATGCGGCTTACTTCTCGATTCGTGCAAAAGCGTATGATATGAAAATTATGGCCAGTTCCTTAGAAAGTCAAAGAGCTGAGTTTGAACGTTTGAAAGCATTGGATAGAAAAGCATCTAATAAAGATAAAGATATGATGAGTGCCTTAGAAGTTTCTATGGAAATGAAACAGCGAGGTTTTAATTTCTTAGTAGCTGACTTAAATCATTCTGATGCACGGCGTTTTAAAATTCATGAAGGGGCCTTATTGCCACCGTTTGTAGCCGTTGATAGCTTAGGTGAAAAGGTAGCGGATGCTATTGTGGAAGAACGGGCAAAGAGTCCTTTTACATCTGTAAAGGATGTGCAACGGCGGTGTAAGATTTCTGAAAGTATTTTAGCTACTATGCGTGATTTGGGGTGTTTTGGTGATTTGCCAGAAGATGAACAAATGAGTTTATTTGGTTAA
- a CDS encoding ISL3 family transposase, translating into MSTLNYIGNLLGIKAEYIKNMRETSSEYLLYVESPVRPHRCPNCHSQTTRIKGYTNRKIQHTTTNEKTILLLYRQRRYICTCGRTFNEKTEFSSRYLRTTPRLREVICQQLSEVTSYKAVAKHCHVSVNQVLRVFNEINYSRPSTLPPVLSIDEFKGNAAGQKYQVILTDPETHKILDILPKRDTTELAKYFAQFPRYIRNNVKYITMDMSLQFRSVMKTWFPQAEIVVDRFHLIRLVTFALERVRKVEQNLLCNVSRTFKANKRVLTKRFESLTDKEFTKLMDMFHYSPRLHRAYTLKQSFSHVLKFKDKENIQWAIDQWLSLVEASELPEFQSLLKTFTFWRTEIINALTLPYSNGFTEGCNNKIKVLKRCSFGLQNFERFRNRILFINAKKGHATTVSHVLSKSA; encoded by the coding sequence ATGTCTACACTTAATTATATAGGAAATTTACTCGGAATCAAAGCAGAATATATAAAAAATATGCGTGAAACTAGCTCAGAATACTTACTTTACGTAGAAAGTCCTGTACGTCCTCATAGATGCCCTAATTGCCATTCACAAACTACACGAATAAAAGGCTATACTAACCGAAAAATTCAGCATACTACAACCAATGAAAAAACCATTCTTCTCTTATATCGTCAACGTCGTTATATATGCACGTGCGGACGCACTTTCAATGAAAAAACAGAGTTTTCTTCTCGCTATCTTAGAACAACCCCAAGACTTCGTGAAGTAATATGTCAACAACTCTCTGAAGTAACATCTTACAAAGCTGTGGCTAAGCATTGCCATGTAAGCGTAAACCAAGTACTAAGAGTCTTTAACGAAATTAACTATAGTCGCCCCTCAACACTACCACCTGTACTATCTATTGATGAATTCAAAGGCAATGCAGCTGGTCAAAAATACCAAGTCATTCTTACTGATCCAGAAACGCATAAAATACTAGATATTCTGCCTAAACGAGATACTACGGAACTAGCGAAATACTTTGCTCAATTCCCTAGATATATACGAAATAATGTAAAATACATCACAATGGATATGTCACTTCAATTTCGTTCGGTTATGAAAACTTGGTTCCCTCAAGCTGAAATTGTAGTTGATAGATTTCACTTAATACGGCTAGTTACCTTTGCCTTAGAACGGGTACGCAAAGTAGAGCAAAATCTATTATGCAATGTAAGTCGTACCTTTAAAGCCAATAAACGAGTATTAACTAAACGCTTTGAATCATTAACAGACAAAGAGTTCACTAAGCTTATGGATATGTTTCATTATTCGCCCCGATTACATCGTGCCTATACACTAAAACAATCCTTTTCTCATGTTTTAAAATTCAAAGATAAAGAAAATATTCAATGGGCCATTGATCAATGGCTATCCTTAGTTGAGGCTTCTGAATTACCTGAGTTTCAATCACTCTTAAAAACATTTACATTTTGGAGAACCGAAATTATTAATGCCTTAACATTACCCTATTCCAATGGCTTTACAGAAGGTTGTAACAACAAAATAAAAGTACTAAAGCGGTGTTCGTTTGGTTTACAAAACTTTGAACGATTTCGTAACCGGATTTTATTCATTAATGCTAAAAAAGGACACGCAACAACTGTGTCGCATGTCCTTTCCAAGAGTGCATAA
- a CDS encoding VanW family protein: MKRSIGVIAGAVLGLVSLSAGAFLYPTGNVIQGMYLGETDVSRADKDELVAIIEAEAAKAPTHMTIKWQDGKETKVALADIGVKPNVNKTIESIMAYGYEPTVEEYVATRWQALVNPVSKSIVYDVNVPALEALLQTYNKEIAKSGHDAYLTVEAGKVVLHKEITGKRLDIAKTIAKLQEQLVKGDVTSMSLVIDEQAKPKVTAEDLKGINAVLGTYSTTFNAGDTSRTHNIQLATDKINNVIIQPHQNFSFNVIVGERTAEAGYDDAPVFMDGKLVPGIGGGICQVSSTLFNSALLSGMTIEERVPHYAPVGYIPAGRDATVAYGYIDFVFSNPYEHPIYVLAHTVGDTLTISILGFAADEPTQASVSVGGETAIPHETQVIIDSTLKKEEVRNAGHDGLSVNTTVSLTYKDGRTKTDSFSSTYDPETTVIARPSKEVAKPEDKTSDTKAKDVSNTTNSNKKSE; this comes from the coding sequence ATGAAACGTTCTATTGGTGTTATAGCAGGTGCTGTACTTGGTTTAGTTTCCCTAAGTGCTGGTGCTTTTTTGTATCCGACAGGTAATGTTATTCAAGGCATGTATTTAGGTGAAACCGATGTTTCGCGGGCCGATAAAGACGAGTTGGTGGCTATTATTGAAGCGGAAGCAGCCAAAGCACCAACTCATATGACAATTAAATGGCAAGATGGAAAAGAAACTAAGGTGGCATTAGCAGATATTGGTGTAAAACCAAATGTAAATAAAACCATTGAAAGTATTATGGCTTATGGCTATGAGCCGACTGTTGAAGAGTATGTAGCAACTCGTTGGCAAGCGTTAGTTAATCCTGTTTCTAAATCTATTGTGTATGATGTTAATGTACCAGCACTAGAAGCGTTGTTACAAACATACAATAAGGAAATTGCTAAAAGTGGTCATGATGCCTATTTAACAGTAGAAGCAGGTAAAGTCGTATTACATAAAGAAATTACGGGAAAACGGCTAGATATTGCTAAAACCATTGCTAAGCTTCAAGAACAACTGGTAAAAGGGGACGTGACTAGTATGTCACTTGTTATTGATGAACAGGCTAAACCTAAGGTAACGGCTGAAGATTTAAAAGGTATTAATGCTGTATTAGGAACTTATAGTACGACGTTTAATGCTGGTGATACAAGTCGTACTCATAATATTCAGTTGGCAACTGATAAGATTAATAATGTAATCATTCAGCCTCATCAGAATTTTTCATTCAATGTGATTGTTGGTGAACGAACTGCTGAAGCGGGATATGATGATGCGCCTGTTTTTATGGACGGCAAGCTTGTACCTGGTATTGGGGGCGGTATCTGTCAAGTTAGCTCTACCCTATTTAATTCTGCTTTATTATCGGGTATGACAATTGAAGAACGAGTGCCACATTATGCGCCTGTTGGTTATATTCCTGCTGGTCGTGATGCTACCGTAGCTTATGGCTATATTGATTTTGTATTTAGTAACCCTTACGAACATCCTATTTATGTGTTAGCCCATACAGTAGGTGATACTTTGACAATTAGTATTTTAGGGTTTGCTGCTGATGAACCAACGCAAGCCTCTGTTTCCGTAGGTGGCGAAACGGCAATTCCGCATGAAACTCAAGTTATCATTGATTCAACACTAAAAAAAGAAGAAGTTCGTAATGCAGGGCATGATGGTCTTAGTGTGAATACAACGGTATCGCTTACTTATAAAGATGGACGTACGAAGACGGATAGTTTTAGCTCTACGTATGATCCTGAAACGACCGTTATTGCGCGTCCGAGTAAGGAAGTAGCTAAACCTGAAGACAAGACGAGTGATACGAAAGCTAAGGATGTTTCTAACACAACGAATTCAAATAAAAAGTCTGAATGA
- a CDS encoding gluconate:H+ symporter produces the protein MPLVILALGIVLLFFLIVKVKLNSFLSLILVCILLAFGEGLPIDKIFPTIQKGLGSTLGGLTIVVGFGAILGKLMADSGGAQRIATTLINMFGRQNVKWAVCLTGFIVGIALFYEIGFVLLIPLVFTIAVAADIPLLEVGIPMAAALSVTHGFLPPHPGPTAISVIFNADIGKTLIYGLIIGIPTVIISGPLLYNTVKDIKTEIPEGLHNDKNFTDEEMPSFLSSILTALTPVILMAISAVGKMMGIPKDAPVMHIFNFIGDPSVALTISIIVAFYTFGYARGKTTKEIMETSEKAILTVAMILFIVGAGGALKQVLIDSGVGNYIGSLVMGANLSPLLLAWIIAAVIRIAVGSATVAALTAGGIVAPLIPMTGVSPELMVLAVGAGSVIFSPPNDPGFWLFKEFFGLTVKQTVRTWCAVETAIAVCGLIGVEVLNLFI, from the coding sequence ATGCCACTGGTTATCTTGGCATTAGGCATCGTGCTATTGTTCTTCCTTATTGTAAAAGTGAAGTTGAATAGCTTTTTATCTCTTATTTTAGTGTGTATTTTGTTAGCTTTTGGCGAAGGCTTGCCAATTGACAAGATTTTCCCAACCATTCAAAAGGGCTTAGGCTCTACATTGGGAGGTTTAACCATTGTTGTTGGTTTTGGTGCTATTCTTGGCAAATTGATGGCTGATAGTGGCGGGGCACAGCGTATTGCCACTACTCTTATTAATATGTTTGGGCGTCAAAATGTAAAATGGGCGGTTTGTTTAACTGGATTTATTGTAGGGATTGCTCTATTTTATGAAATTGGTTTTGTCCTTTTAATTCCATTAGTATTTACAATCGCAGTAGCGGCAGATATTCCACTACTTGAAGTAGGGATTCCTATGGCGGCCGCATTGTCAGTAACACATGGCTTTTTGCCACCACATCCAGGGCCTACCGCGATTTCGGTCATTTTTAATGCTGATATTGGTAAAACTTTGATCTATGGATTAATTATTGGTATCCCAACAGTGATTATTTCAGGGCCGTTATTATACAATACGGTAAAGGATATTAAAACTGAAATTCCAGAAGGTTTGCACAATGATAAAAACTTTACTGATGAAGAAATGCCATCCTTCTTGAGCAGTATATTAACAGCTTTGACACCTGTTATTTTGATGGCTATTAGTGCTGTTGGTAAAATGATGGGGATTCCCAAAGATGCGCCAGTTATGCATATCTTTAATTTTATTGGTGACCCAAGTGTAGCATTGACGATTTCTATTATTGTAGCATTCTATACATTTGGCTATGCCCGTGGTAAAACTACGAAAGAAATTATGGAAACTTCTGAAAAAGCAATTCTGACAGTGGCCATGATTCTATTTATCGTTGGTGCTGGTGGCGCTTTGAAACAAGTATTAATTGATAGTGGCGTGGGTAATTATATTGGTTCTCTCGTTATGGGGGCTAATTTATCACCATTATTGTTGGCTTGGATTATTGCTGCTGTTATTCGTATTGCCGTAGGTTCGGCTACGGTAGCGGCTTTAACAGCAGGTGGTATAGTAGCACCATTAATTCCTATGACTGGTGTGAGTCCAGAGCTTATGGTATTAGCTGTTGGGGCTGGTAGTGTTATTTTTAGCCCTCCAAATGACCCTGGTTTCTGGTTGTTTAAAGAATTTTTTGGTCTTACCGTAAAACAGACTGTACGTACTTGGTGTGCTGTAGAAACGGCGATTGCCGTGTGTGGTTTAATCGGCGTAGAAGTTTTGAATTTGTTTATTTAA
- a CDS encoding gluconokinase, producing MTLKVKEPVWIGVDVGTTGVRATAYTATGKAVATTEAFYSLETPQYDWAEQNPQQIYDAVEEVVKGTVAELQYKLVTISGLALSSVMHSFIPQDENFQLLGNMMTWADSRSAAIVRRLELDPKCKEFYFNTGCPLHACYPLAKILWVKEHQPSIFDRMARIGSIKDFIFRNLTGEWVTDKSVASSSGLYNAHKECWDEEILDFIGISKERLPEVVSTTYSNTLLADVAQRLGLPTGLPVVIGATDGVLVNVGIGAVSAGQLSCTIGTSGAIRMLTEKARMDKNQRTWCYNLTDNMWVAGGAINNGGIIMRWMRDRILHLHGSQMEQLDVDPYDLMTMKARHVPAGSGGLLLMPFFTGERAPYWNSDLRGAFIGLSLNHSRSYMIRATMEGICYSLLCVLQALRDFEDVKDIRVSGSFTKSELWLQIMADVFNESITLPTNSEGASFGAAVLGFISDGTLKDIKDTATLVTAQEVYTPKVANREIYNELFKIYESLYANMKDDLARLVTFQQEHPFNRL from the coding sequence ATGACCTTAAAAGTAAAAGAACCTGTATGGATAGGTGTTGATGTAGGAACGACGGGTGTTCGTGCAACCGCTTATACTGCTACAGGTAAGGCAGTGGCTACAACCGAAGCATTTTATAGTTTAGAAACACCTCAATATGATTGGGCCGAACAGAATCCACAGCAAATTTATGATGCTGTAGAAGAAGTGGTAAAAGGAACGGTAGCAGAATTACAGTATAAATTAGTGACCATTTCAGGATTAGCCTTAAGTTCTGTTATGCACAGCTTTATTCCTCAAGATGAAAATTTCCAACTGTTAGGTAACATGATGACTTGGGCTGATAGTCGAAGTGCAGCGATTGTGCGTCGTTTAGAATTAGACCCAAAATGTAAAGAGTTCTATTTTAATACAGGTTGTCCACTTCATGCTTGCTATCCGTTAGCTAAAATCTTATGGGTTAAAGAACATCAGCCATCTATTTTTGATCGGATGGCTCGCATTGGTTCAATTAAAGATTTTATTTTCCGTAATTTAACGGGCGAATGGGTAACGGATAAATCGGTAGCCAGTAGTAGCGGCCTTTATAATGCTCATAAAGAATGCTGGGATGAAGAGATTCTTGATTTTATTGGTATTTCTAAAGAGCGCTTGCCAGAAGTAGTATCTACTACATATAGTAATACCCTTTTAGCCGATGTGGCGCAGCGATTGGGGCTACCTACGGGGTTGCCAGTTGTTATTGGGGCTACTGATGGGGTTCTTGTTAACGTAGGAATTGGGGCGGTTTCTGCTGGACAATTAAGTTGTACAATCGGAACGAGCGGTGCTATTCGTATGCTTACAGAAAAAGCACGTATGGATAAGAATCAACGGACTTGGTGTTATAATCTAACAGATAACATGTGGGTAGCTGGTGGTGCTATCAATAATGGTGGTATCATTATGCGCTGGATGCGTGACCGTATTCTTCACTTACATGGCTCACAAATGGAACAACTAGATGTGGATCCGTATGATTTGATGACTATGAAAGCTCGTCATGTGCCAGCTGGTTCTGGGGGCTTATTATTAATGCCATTCTTTACGGGCGAACGAGCGCCTTACTGGAATTCAGACTTGCGTGGTGCTTTCATTGGATTATCCTTAAATCATAGTCGTTCGTATATGATTCGGGCTACGATGGAGGGGATTTGTTATAGTTTACTTTGCGTATTGCAGGCCTTGCGTGATTTTGAAGACGTTAAAGATATTCGGGTAAGCGGTAGTTTTACGAAATCAGAATTGTGGCTTCAGATTATGGCCGATGTGTTCAACGAATCCATTACGCTACCGACCAATAGTGAAGGGGCTTCTTTTGGAGCTGCTGTATTAGGGTTTATCTCTGATGGTACGTTAAAAGATATTAAAGATACGGCAACTTTAGTTACGGCGCAGGAAGTATATACACCAAAAGTAGCTAATCGTGAAATATATAATGAATTATTCAAAATTTATGAATCTTTGTATGCCAACATGAAGGATGATTTGGCACGGCTTGTTACTTTCCAACAAGAACATCCTTTTAATCGTTTATAA